From the Myxococcales bacterium genome, one window contains:
- a CDS encoding sigma 54-interacting transcriptional regulator — MRRAPASEEPTPAVGPGAGAIGAAVLLVAGEGTFATHVLGDRDLVIGRADGCDVQIDHRVLSRRHAILRQGPPRTIQDLGSTNGTRVAGEQHRGGAPVRLAANDSFHIGPFSFVLVAGVSVDDRSLSARDATRIIDPTPAGVPRLVRDVAATLTNVVILGETGVGKEVLAETVHALSGRPGAITRINCAALSDTLLESELFGHEKGAFTGAAAQKAGLLESADRGTVFLDEVGELPLSVQAKLLRAIEHREVLRIGATRPVPVDVRFIAATNRDLPAEVTAGRFRRDLFFRLDGMTLVIPPLRERARLIGPLALGFLEAAGKRAGGHARLDGEVLAALEAYAWPGNVRELRAVIERAVLLARAGTIGVRHLAFTRSLAADAPPSVAAPARARAATVATDDPAVIGLDAEQLAERARIIAALEDCAGNQTRAARALGMARTTLANKLGLYRVPRPRT; from the coding sequence ATGCGGCGGGCCCCAGCCTCAGAGGAGCCGACCCCGGCGGTCGGCCCCGGCGCGGGCGCGATCGGCGCCGCCGTGCTGCTCGTGGCCGGCGAGGGCACGTTCGCGACCCACGTGCTCGGCGATCGCGACCTGGTGATCGGCCGGGCCGATGGCTGCGACGTGCAGATCGATCACCGCGTGTTGTCGCGGCGCCACGCGATCCTGCGCCAGGGGCCGCCGCGCACGATCCAGGACCTGGGCTCGACCAACGGCACCCGGGTCGCCGGCGAGCAGCACCGCGGCGGCGCGCCGGTGCGGCTGGCGGCCAACGACAGCTTCCACATCGGGCCCTTCTCCTTCGTCTTGGTGGCCGGCGTCAGCGTCGACGACCGCTCGCTGTCGGCGCGCGACGCCACCCGCATCATCGATCCGACGCCGGCCGGCGTGCCGCGCCTGGTGCGCGACGTGGCGGCGACGTTGACCAACGTGGTCATCCTGGGCGAGACCGGCGTCGGCAAGGAGGTGCTGGCCGAGACGGTGCACGCGCTGTCGGGCCGGCCGGGCGCGATCACGCGCATCAACTGCGCGGCGCTGAGCGACACGCTGCTCGAGAGCGAGCTGTTCGGTCACGAGAAGGGCGCGTTCACCGGCGCCGCCGCGCAGAAGGCGGGCCTGCTCGAGTCCGCCGACCGGGGCACGGTGTTCCTCGACGAGGTCGGCGAGCTACCGCTGTCGGTCCAGGCCAAGCTCTTGCGCGCCATCGAGCACCGCGAGGTGCTGCGCATCGGCGCCACCCGGCCGGTGCCGGTCGACGTGCGCTTCATCGCCGCCACCAACCGCGACCTGCCCGCCGAGGTGACGGCCGGGCGGTTCCGCCGCGACCTGTTCTTCCGGCTCGACGGCATGACCCTGGTGATCCCGCCGCTGCGCGAGCGCGCGCGGCTGATCGGCCCGCTGGCGCTGGGCTTCCTCGAGGCCGCCGGCAAGCGCGCCGGGGGCCACGCCCGGCTCGACGGCGAGGTGCTGGCTGCGCTCGAGGCCTACGCCTGGCCCGGCAACGTGCGCGAGCTGCGCGCGGTGATCGAGCGCGCGGTGCTGCTAGCGCGCGCCGGCACGATCGGCGTGCGCCACCTGGCGTTCACCCGTTCGCTGGCGGCCGACGCGCCCCCGTCGGTCGCGGCACCGGCCCGCGCCCGCGCGGCCACGGTCGCGACCGATGACCCAGCCGTGATCGGGCTCGACGCCGAGCAGCTCGCCGAGCGGGCACGCATCATCGCCGCGCTCGAGGACTGCGCCGGCAACCAGACCCGGGCCGCGCGCGCGCTGGGCATGGCCCGCACGACGCTGGCCAACAAGCTCGGCCTGTACCGCGTCCCGCGCCCGCGCACCTGA